Below is a genomic region from Treponema sp. OMZ 798.
CTGAATGATGGTCTGGTTTGATTCCTTGTCTACATAGCTTCTGAAAGTCGGGTCTTCCTTTGTAAAGCGGTTAAGAGCCTTGGACATTTGGTCGGCAGCCTGCTTATCTTTCGGTGTAAGAGAAAGAGAGATAACGGGATCCGGAACATACATGGAGCTCATGGCATAGTTTAGGTTTCCTCCGCAGAAGGTATCACCTGAAGCACAGTCAATACCGAAGAGGGCTACGATGTCGCCGGGGCCGCCTTCGTTGATATCTTCCATGGTTGCCGAGTTCATTCGAACCAAGCGGCCTACCTTAAATTTCTTTTTGGCACGGGTATTAAAGAGCTCTTCACCCTTCTTTAAAGTTCCCTGATAGACTCGAACATAGGTAAGCTGTCCGTATTTTCCGTCTTCAAGCTTAAAGCCTAAAGCTACTACGGGAGCATTTTCGTCCGTTCCCAATACGATGGGCTTTTCATCTTCATCAATATTTAAAGCCGTATTTTCAATTTCGGTCGGGTCGGGGAGATAGTAACCTACTGCATCCAAGAGGGGCTGGATTCCCTTATTTTTATAAGCTGAACCGAGGAAGACGGGAACAAACTGCTCAGCAAGGGTTCCCTTTCTAACGGCTGCTCTGATCATTTCTTCGGTTTCGGCACCTTCCAAAAAGGCTTCGGCCAATTCGTCGGAGAACATGGTAGCGGCATCAATCATTTCTTCCCTGTATTTTTGGGCATCGGCTAAAAGATGCTGAGGGATTTCGGCCATGCGGATCTGGGTACCGTTTTCGCCTTCAAAATACATAGCCTTCATTGTAACAAGGTCTACAACGCCTTCAAGCTTATCTTCCAAACCTATCGGAATCTGCATCATATAAGCATTAAGCCCTAGTTTTTCCCTAAGCTGCATTCGAACCTTAAATGGGTTAGCTCCCGTTCGGTCGCACTTATTTACAAAGGCGATTCGGGGAACATGGTAGCGTTTTAACTGCCTGTCAACAGTGATAGACTGGGACTGAACACCTCCGACAGAACAAAGAACCAAGATAGCTCCGTCCAAAACGCGCAAAGAACGTTCAACTTCGATAGTGAAGTCTACGTGCCCGGGAGTGTCAATTACGTTAACCGTATAATCCTTCCATTTAACCTGAGTTGAAGCCGACTGAATCGTGATACCTCGTTCCTTTTCAAGCTCCATATTATCCATCGTAGCACCCACACCGTCTTTTCCGCGGACCTCGTGTAAAGCATGAATCCTATCACAA
It encodes:
- the fusA gene encoding elongation factor G; protein product: MGNDISKMRNIGISAHIDSGKTTLSERILFYCDRIHALHEVRGKDGVGATMDNMELEKERGITIQSASTQVKWKDYTVNVIDTPGHVDFTIEVERSLRVLDGAILVLCSVGGVQSQSITVDRQLKRYHVPRIAFVNKCDRTGANPFKVRMQLREKLGLNAYMMQIPIGLEDKLEGVVDLVTMKAMYFEGENGTQIRMAEIPQHLLADAQKYREEMIDAATMFSDELAEAFLEGAETEEMIRAAVRKGTLAEQFVPVFLGSAYKNKGIQPLLDAVGYYLPDPTEIENTALNIDEDEKPIVLGTDENAPVVALGFKLEDGKYGQLTYVRVYQGTLKKGEELFNTRAKKKFKVGRLVRMNSATMEDINEGGPGDIVALFGIDCASGDTFCGGNLNYAMSSMYVPDPVISLSLTPKDKQAADQMSKALNRFTKEDPTFRSYVDKESNQTIIQGMGELHLEVYIERMRREYKCDVETGMPQVAYREAITQRADFNYTHKKQTGGSGQFGRVAGFIEPITEQDYEFDNQIKGGAIPSEFIPSCDKGFKEAVKRGTLIGFPIVGTKITINDGQSHPVDSSDMAFQAAAIGAFREAYKAAKPAILEPIMKVSIEGPQEFQGNIFGLINQRRGIIVSSTEDDSFTRVDAEVPLSEMFGFSTILRSSTQGKAEYSMEFAKYGKAPASISEELIKEYEAKRLAEKK